A window from Streptomyces subrutilus encodes these proteins:
- a CDS encoding PucR family transcriptional regulator, whose protein sequence is MRLRALLETEALGLRLLGGEEELDRTVRGVMTTDLRDPSRYLSGGELVLTGLAWRRNSADSEPFVRTLAGAGVAGLAAGEAELGDIPDDLVSACLRNRLPLFAVNENVAFATITEYVVRQVSGERAGDLAAVVDRHRRLMTSGPAGGGPDVVLDLLTTDLDLRAWVLSPTGRQIAGAGEPLAPGVCAALASEHLAAVRTGRRGPHRISIQGIAYSLFPIRGHGRGPGGPAVRDVRESVLSDWLLAVEADAGDWPAERLDLLQGVTQLIAVERERRDAARTVRRRLAQEVLELVQTGAPPAEIAARLRVAAPVLLPGLGSAPHWQVVVARVDWDGGDIPGGPVAQSLLEEILVDPSLAGPEPSDRIAVAHAGDEAIALVPLPSLSGEGGEDKGPDSALHADELLAAVRDPLAAGLADDGRLTLGVSAAVHSAEGLRGALEEARHARRVAAARPGRVCAAGHHELASHVLLLPFVPDDVRRAFTARLLDPLRDYDRRHRAELIPTLEAFLDCDGSWTRCATRLHLHVNTLRYRVGRIEQLTARDLSRLEDKLDFFLALRMS, encoded by the coding sequence ATGCGGCTGCGCGCACTGCTGGAAACCGAGGCGCTGGGGCTGCGGCTGCTGGGCGGCGAGGAAGAACTCGACCGTACGGTCCGCGGGGTCATGACGACCGACCTGCGCGACCCCAGCCGGTACCTGTCCGGGGGCGAGCTCGTCCTCACTGGCCTGGCCTGGCGTAGGAATTCGGCCGATTCCGAGCCGTTCGTACGAACGCTGGCCGGCGCGGGCGTGGCGGGGCTGGCGGCGGGCGAGGCGGAGCTGGGCGACATCCCGGATGATCTGGTATCGGCCTGTCTGCGCAACCGGCTGCCGCTCTTCGCCGTCAACGAGAACGTTGCATTCGCCACCATCACCGAGTACGTGGTGCGCCAGGTTTCCGGGGAACGCGCCGGGGACCTCGCGGCCGTCGTCGACCGCCACCGGCGCCTGATGACGTCGGGCCCGGCGGGGGGCGGACCCGACGTGGTGCTCGATCTGCTCACCACCGACCTCGACCTCCGGGCCTGGGTGCTGTCACCCACGGGCCGGCAGATCGCCGGGGCGGGCGAGCCGCTCGCGCCGGGCGTCTGCGCGGCGCTGGCGAGCGAGCACCTCGCTGCGGTCCGCACGGGCCGCAGGGGACCGCACAGGATCTCGATCCAGGGTATTGCCTACTCCCTGTTCCCGATCAGGGGACACGGCCGCGGACCGGGCGGCCCCGCCGTGCGCGACGTGCGCGAGAGCGTGCTGTCGGACTGGCTGCTGGCCGTCGAGGCGGACGCGGGCGACTGGCCGGCCGAGCGGCTGGACCTGCTCCAGGGCGTCACCCAGCTGATCGCCGTGGAGCGCGAGCGGCGCGACGCGGCCCGCACCGTGCGCCGCCGCCTGGCCCAGGAGGTCCTGGAGCTGGTGCAGACGGGCGCCCCGCCCGCCGAGATCGCGGCCCGGCTGCGCGTGGCGGCCCCGGTGCTGCTGCCGGGCCTGGGCTCGGCCCCGCACTGGCAGGTGGTCGTGGCCCGGGTGGACTGGGACGGCGGGGACATCCCCGGCGGGCCGGTGGCCCAGTCGCTGCTGGAGGAGATCCTCGTCGACCCGTCGCTGGCGGGCCCCGAGCCGTCCGACCGGATCGCGGTGGCCCATGCGGGTGACGAGGCCATCGCCCTGGTGCCGCTGCCGTCGCTGTCCGGGGAGGGCGGGGAGGACAAGGGCCCCGACTCGGCCCTGCACGCCGACGAGCTCCTCGCAGCCGTACGCGACCCCCTGGCGGCCGGGCTGGCCGACGACGGCCGGCTCACGCTGGGCGTCAGCGCGGCCGTGCACTCCGCGGAGGGGCTGCGCGGCGCCCTGGAGGAGGCCCGGCACGCCCGCCGCGTCGCCGCGGCCCGTCCGGGCCGGGTCTGCGCCGCCGGCCACCACGAGCTGGCCTCGCACGTCCTGCTGCTGCCCTTCGTCCCGGACGACGTGCGGCGCGCCTTCACCGCCCGGCTGCTGGACCCGCTGCGCGACTACGACCGGCGCCACCGCGCGGAGCTCATCCCGACCCTGGAGGCCTTCCTGGACTGCGACGGCTCCTGGACCCGCTGCGCGACCCGGCTGCACCTGCACGTCAACACGCTGCGCTACCGGGTCGGACGAATCGAGCAGTTGACGGCGCGCGACCTGTCCCGGCTGGAGGACAAGCTCGACTTCTTCCTCGCACTGCGCATGAGCTGA
- a CDS encoding GntR family transcriptional regulator: MREAARAGDGARTARPSVPAQHTPRKVLRHSVRGQVLDALRAALVEGELAPGEIYSGPALGERFGVSATPVREAMQQLALEGAVECLPNRGFRVLTRTPRDMAELAEVRALLEVPVMLRLARTVPPAAWEALRPAAAAAATAAAEGDAPGYAEADRAFHREVLALAGNGRLVQVAQDLHRRAQWPLPGAPRARRAELVADAAQHTALLAALAAGDLAAAESLVRAHLAAAAG; encoded by the coding sequence GTGCGCGAAGCGGCTCGGGCCGGGGACGGCGCGCGGACCGCGCGGCCGTCGGTCCCGGCGCAGCACACGCCCCGGAAGGTGTTGCGCCACTCGGTGCGCGGACAGGTCCTCGACGCCCTCCGCGCCGCCCTGGTCGAGGGCGAGCTGGCGCCCGGAGAGATCTACTCGGGCCCGGCCCTGGGGGAGCGCTTCGGCGTCTCCGCCACGCCGGTGCGCGAGGCCATGCAGCAGCTGGCCCTGGAAGGGGCCGTGGAATGCCTGCCGAACCGGGGCTTCCGCGTCCTGACGCGCACCCCGCGCGACATGGCCGAACTGGCCGAGGTGCGGGCCCTGCTGGAGGTGCCCGTCATGCTCCGGCTGGCCCGCACCGTGCCGCCGGCCGCCTGGGAGGCCCTGCGCCCCGCGGCCGCCGCCGCCGCCACCGCGGCCGCGGAGGGTGACGCCCCCGGCTACGCGGAGGCCGACCGCGCCTTCCACCGCGAGGTGCTCGCCCTGGCGGGCAACGGCCGACTGGTCCAGGTGGCCCAGGACCTCCACCGCCGCGCCCAGTGGCCGCTGCCGGGGGCGCCCCGCGCCCGCCGGGCCGAGCTCGTCGCCGACGCCGCCCAGCACACGGCGCTGCTGGCGGCGCTGGCCGCCGGCGACCTCGCGGCCGCCGAGTCGCTCGTACGGGCGCACCTGGCGGCCGCGGCCGGCTGA
- a CDS encoding (2Fe-2S)-binding protein yields the protein MTVAVLSASPPVTSAPAGSPVAEAYARLAEAYEGLVVTERSAHEPVPRGVGWVGADELAAGGPALEAYLAWDEAQVLRDYGQRGRPDVVAGFGLHRYAWPAVLLITLPWFLHRRVPDLPVDAVAYHRTGGRMSVRVETFACLPDDPAASLPGARVVADGEALRGEVRAAVAGHLGPVLEGFGPRMRRGRRALWGMVTDEVVEGLWYLGGLLGEERRAMTELEALLPGSTAPYTGAAGFRTLPGPDGAPLATRDRASCCFFYTISAQDTCVTCPRTCDADRVARLTATS from the coding sequence ATGACCGTCGCGGTCCTCAGCGCCTCCCCGCCCGTCACCTCCGCCCCGGCCGGCTCTCCGGTGGCGGAGGCGTACGCGCGGCTGGCCGAGGCCTACGAAGGCCTGGTGGTCACCGAGCGGTCCGCGCACGAACCCGTCCCTCGCGGTGTGGGATGGGTCGGCGCGGACGAGCTCGCGGCGGGCGGGCCGGCCCTGGAGGCCTACCTCGCCTGGGACGAGGCCCAGGTCCTGCGGGACTACGGACAGCGGGGCCGCCCCGACGTGGTGGCGGGATTCGGGCTGCACCGGTACGCGTGGCCCGCCGTGCTGCTGATCACCCTCCCCTGGTTCCTGCACCGGCGGGTGCCCGACCTCCCGGTGGACGCGGTGGCCTACCACCGGACCGGCGGCCGCATGTCCGTGCGCGTCGAGACCTTCGCCTGCCTGCCGGACGACCCCGCGGCGTCCCTCCCCGGAGCCCGGGTCGTGGCCGACGGGGAAGCGCTGCGGGGCGAGGTGCGGGCCGCGGTGGCCGGGCACCTCGGACCGGTGCTGGAAGGTTTCGGCCCGCGCATGCGGCGCGGCCGGCGCGCCCTGTGGGGCATGGTCACGGACGAGGTGGTCGAGGGCCTGTGGTACCTCGGCGGGCTGCTCGGCGAGGAGCGCCGGGCCATGACCGAGTTGGAGGCGCTGCTGCCGGGCTCGACCGCCCCGTACACCGGGGCCGCGGGATTCCGTACGCTGCCGGGCCCCGACGGGGCGCCGCTGGCGACCCGCGACCGGGCGAGCTGCTGCTTCTTCTACACCATCAGCGCGCAGGACACCTGCGTGACCTGCCCCCGCACCTGCGACGCCGACCGCGTCGCACGGCTGACCGCGACCTCCTGA
- a CDS encoding DUF2637 domain-containing protein, with the protein MRLTDISLDWLLPGSLLILGVLAAVAVLARGKRESEKAAADDSWERSEERRRRKEAFYGSASYVLLFCCAAVAAALSFHGLVGFGRQNLNLSGGWEYLVPFGLDGAAMFCSVLAVREASHGDAALGSRMLVWLFAGAAAWFNWVHAPRGMGHDGAPQFFAGMSLSAAVLFDRALKQTRRAALREQGLIPRPLPQIRMVRWLRAPRETFGAWSLMLLEGVRTLDEAVDEVREDKKEKENDRHRRREQHRLDRAHIKALGRQNRAFGRTRAREGDMPGLTPGTGSAPVGAEPAIAEPGQLPVRRRPSLQAVNGTDSLDGTGPRTVDLTAEDDTQTLPRLDSLERKLKDLEQQFG; encoded by the coding sequence ATGAGACTGACCGACATATCGCTGGACTGGCTGCTGCCCGGCAGCCTGCTGATCCTGGGCGTACTTGCGGCAGTTGCGGTACTGGCCAGGGGCAAGCGCGAGAGCGAGAAGGCAGCGGCCGACGACAGCTGGGAGCGCAGCGAGGAACGGCGCAGGCGCAAGGAGGCCTTCTACGGGTCGGCCTCGTACGTCCTGCTCTTCTGCTGCGCGGCGGTGGCCGCCGCGCTCTCCTTCCACGGGCTGGTCGGCTTCGGCCGGCAGAACCTCAACCTGTCCGGCGGCTGGGAGTACCTGGTCCCCTTCGGCCTCGACGGCGCCGCCATGTTCTGTTCGGTGCTCGCCGTCCGCGAGGCCAGCCACGGCGACGCGGCCCTGGGTTCGCGCATGCTGGTCTGGCTGTTCGCGGGCGCGGCCGCGTGGTTCAACTGGGTGCACGCGCCCAGGGGGATGGGCCATGACGGCGCTCCCCAGTTCTTCGCGGGGATGTCGCTCTCGGCGGCCGTGCTGTTCGACCGGGCCCTCAAGCAGACCCGCCGGGCCGCCCTGCGCGAACAGGGCCTGATCCCCAGGCCGCTGCCGCAGATCCGGATGGTCCGCTGGCTGCGGGCGCCGCGGGAGACCTTCGGCGCCTGGTCCCTGATGCTGCTGGAGGGGGTGCGCACCCTCGACGAGGCCGTGGACGAGGTGCGCGAGGACAAGAAGGAGAAGGAGAACGACCGGCACCGCCGCCGGGAGCAGCACCGCCTGGACCGGGCCCACATCAAGGCCCTGGGCAGGCAGAACAGGGCGTTCGGGCGGACCCGCGCCCGCGAGGGCGACATGCCGGGACTGACCCCCGGAACGGGCTCCGCGCCGGTCGGCGCGGAGCCGGCCATAGCGGAACCGGGACAACTGCCCGTGCGCCGAAGGCCCTCCCTGCAGGCCGTGAACGGAACCGACTCCCTTGACGGGACCGGACCGCGCACCGTCGACCTCACGGCCGAGGACGACACCCAGACCCTGCCCCGACTCGACTCACTGGAGCGCAAACTGAAGGACCTGGAGCAGCAGTTCGGCTGA
- a CDS encoding ATP-binding protein — MHPVDLFESHGRGRDIAVRVGAKTGKLWRRGRPEAREPSTAPEGGGAVDTLRITRSVRRADLKAVGEVRRALRELMRHRCRTDTADVAELLITELVTNALVHTDQGAEVSASLAPALLRVEVRDRVAKRPRPYVPTADDGTHGRGLVLVQALADAWGVEVLARGAGKVMWFELHGPPGGPGPYGAARDTAYDTAHGTPYGAALDAACEAGPA; from the coding sequence ATGCATCCCGTAGACCTGTTCGAGAGCCATGGACGCGGGAGGGACATCGCCGTGCGGGTGGGGGCGAAGACCGGAAAGCTGTGGAGGAGGGGGAGGCCGGAAGCGCGCGAACCGTCCACCGCCCCCGAGGGCGGGGGAGCGGTGGACACGCTGCGGATCACCCGGAGCGTGCGCCGCGCGGACCTGAAGGCGGTCGGAGAGGTCCGCAGGGCGCTGCGCGAGCTGATGCGCCACCGGTGCCGGACCGACACCGCCGACGTGGCCGAACTGCTGATCACCGAGCTCGTCACCAACGCCCTCGTCCACACCGACCAGGGGGCCGAGGTCTCCGCCAGCCTCGCCCCCGCCCTGCTGCGCGTCGAGGTCCGCGACCGCGTCGCCAAGCGCCCCCGCCCGTACGTACCGACCGCCGACGACGGTACGCACGGCCGGGGTCTGGTGCTGGTGCAGGCACTGGCCGACGCCTGGGGCGTCGAGGTGCTCGCCCGGGGCGCCGGAAAGGTGATGTGGTTCGAACTGCACGGACCCCCCGGCGGGCCCGGACCGTACGGCGCCGCCCGCGACACCGCGTACGACACCGCGCACGGCACGCCGTACGGCGCGGCCCTCGACGCCGCATGCGAAGCGGGGCCCGCCTGA
- a CDS encoding pyruvate dehydrogenase has translation MAKQNVAEQFVDILVRAGVRRMYGVVGDSLNPVVDAIRRTDGIDWIQVRHEETAAFAAGAEAQVTGRLAACAGSCGPGNLHLINGLYDAHRSMAPVLALASHIPSSEIGLGYFQETHPDRLFTECSHYSELISNPRQMPRVLQSAIQHAVGRGGVGVVALPGDIASEPAPEKSVETALVTARPSVRPGEGEIEKLVRLVDEADRVTLFCGSGTAGAHAEVMEFADRVKAPIGHALRGKEWIQYDNPYDVGMSGLLGYGAAYEATHECDLLILLGTDFPYNAFLPDDVKIVQVDIRPEHLGRRSQLDLAVWGDVRETLRALNTRVRAKTDRRFLDRMLKKHADALEGVVKAYTRKVEKHTPIHPEYVASVLDELADEDAVFTVDTGMCNVWAARYLSPNGKRRVIGSFSHGSMANALPQAIGAQFTDRNRQVVSMSGDGGFSMLMGDFLTLVQYDLPVKVVLFNNSSLGMVELEMMVSGLPSYGTTNKNPDFAAIARAAGAYGVRVEKPKQLTAALKDAFRHKGPALVDVVTDPNALSIPPRISADMVTGFALSASKIVLDGGVGRMIQMARSNLRNVPRP, from the coding sequence ATGGCCAAGCAGAACGTCGCGGAGCAGTTCGTCGACATCCTGGTGCGCGCGGGCGTGCGCCGGATGTACGGAGTCGTCGGAGACAGCCTGAACCCGGTGGTGGACGCGATCCGCCGCACGGACGGCATCGACTGGATCCAGGTCCGGCACGAGGAGACGGCCGCCTTCGCGGCCGGCGCGGAGGCCCAGGTCACCGGCCGGCTCGCGGCCTGCGCCGGCTCCTGCGGCCCGGGCAACCTGCACCTGATCAACGGCCTCTACGACGCCCACCGGTCCATGGCCCCGGTGCTCGCGCTGGCCTCGCACATCCCCTCCTCGGAGATCGGCCTCGGCTACTTCCAGGAGACCCACCCCGACCGGCTGTTCACCGAGTGCAGCCACTACAGCGAGCTGATCTCCAACCCCCGGCAGATGCCCCGGGTCCTGCAGAGCGCGATCCAGCACGCCGTCGGGCGCGGCGGAGTGGGCGTGGTCGCGCTGCCCGGGGACATCGCCTCCGAGCCCGCGCCGGAGAAGTCGGTGGAGACCGCCCTCGTCACGGCGCGCCCCTCCGTGCGCCCCGGCGAGGGCGAGATCGAGAAGCTGGTCCGGCTCGTCGACGAGGCCGACAGGGTCACCCTCTTCTGCGGCAGCGGCACCGCCGGTGCGCACGCCGAGGTCATGGAGTTCGCCGACCGGGTCAAGGCGCCCATCGGCCACGCCCTGCGCGGCAAGGAGTGGATCCAGTACGACAACCCGTACGACGTGGGGATGAGCGGGCTCCTCGGCTACGGCGCCGCCTACGAGGCCACCCACGAGTGCGACCTGCTGATCCTGCTCGGCACCGACTTCCCGTACAACGCCTTCCTCCCCGACGACGTGAAGATCGTCCAGGTGGACATCCGGCCCGAGCACCTCGGCCGCCGCTCCCAGCTGGACCTCGCCGTCTGGGGCGACGTACGGGAGACCCTGCGCGCCCTGAACACCCGGGTGCGGGCCAAGACCGACCGGCGGTTCCTGGACCGCATGCTGAAGAAGCACGCGGACGCGCTGGAGGGAGTGGTGAAGGCCTACACGCGCAAGGTCGAGAAGCACACGCCGATCCACCCCGAGTACGTCGCCTCGGTCCTCGACGAACTGGCCGACGAGGACGCGGTGTTCACCGTCGACACCGGCATGTGCAATGTGTGGGCCGCGCGCTATCTTTCCCCGAACGGCAAGCGGCGCGTCATCGGCTCCTTCAGCCACGGCTCCATGGCCAACGCCCTCCCGCAGGCCATCGGCGCACAGTTCACCGACCGGAACCGTCAAGTGGTCTCCATGTCGGGCGATGGCGGTTTCTCGATGCTGATGGGAGATTTCCTCACCCTGGTGCAGTACGACCTGCCCGTCAAAGTGGTCCTGTTCAACAACTCATCGCTCGGAATGGTCGAGTTGGAGATGATGGTTTCCGGCCTGCCCTCCTACGGGACCACGAACAAGAATCCCGACTTCGCGGCCATCGCCCGCGCGGCGGGTGCCTACGGGGTGCGGGTGGAGAAGCCGAAGCAGCTCACGGCGGCGCTCAAGGACGCGTTCCGGCACAAGGGGCCCGCTCTGGTCGACGTGGTGACCGACCCCAACGCCCTGTCGATCCCGCCCAGGATCAGCGCCGACATGGTGACCGGTTTCGCGCTTTCCGCCAGCAAGATCGTGCTGGACGGCGGCGTGGGCCGCATGATCCAGATGGCTCGATCCAACCTGCGCAACGTGCCGCGCCCCTGA
- a CDS encoding protein phosphatase 2C domain-containing protein translates to MPPPPATAPATTPAPPPPADPPADPRIGGVTGYALGGVAVPPVSDGPGGGPPRAPVAPPPGARPVVRHLGDRAPTYAAEPGALPRTDPAAVDTLTPDTVLEGARYGTYTLRAASVRGDSARYRGEPRRDHLLTARFGSGDEALVLVVLAGGDRAAPGAAEAAADLCRTVAAAVGRSRERLAADILAGHREALRSGLQRLTDRGHGRLRARAAELGLAEGAYTAGLRGLLLPVDPRCSTRICFGAGAGGLFRLRAGRWQDLEPGAPDGPAGADFRFRASVARPGDVLLLCSGGLAEPMREEASLSAELTARWSAPEPPGLAAFLADTQLRLKGYADDRTTAAVWEA, encoded by the coding sequence GTGCCTCCGCCCCCGGCGACCGCGCCGGCGACCACCCCCGCACCACCGCCCCCGGCCGACCCGCCCGCCGACCCCCGGATCGGCGGGGTCACCGGGTACGCGCTGGGCGGGGTGGCGGTGCCGCCCGTGTCGGACGGGCCGGGCGGCGGGCCGCCCCGGGCGCCGGTCGCCCCACCGCCCGGCGCGCGGCCCGTGGTGCGCCACCTCGGCGACCGCGCCCCCACCTACGCCGCCGAACCGGGCGCCCTGCCCCGTACCGATCCGGCCGCCGTCGACACCCTGACCCCCGACACCGTCCTGGAGGGCGCCCGGTACGGCACGTACACCCTGCGCGCCGCCTCCGTACGCGGGGACTCGGCCCGCTACCGGGGCGAGCCCCGTCGCGACCACCTGCTCACCGCCCGCTTCGGCAGCGGCGACGAGGCCCTCGTGCTCGTGGTCCTCGCCGGGGGCGACCGGGCCGCCCCCGGCGCCGCCGAGGCCGCCGCCGACCTGTGCCGCACGGTCGCCGCGGCCGTCGGCCGCAGCCGCGAACGCCTCGCGGCCGACATCCTGGCCGGGCACCGCGAGGCCCTGCGCTCCGGCCTCCAGCGGCTCACCGACCGAGGCCACGGCCGGCTGCGGGCCCGCGCCGCCGAGCTGGGCCTGGCGGAGGGCGCGTACACCGCAGGGCTGCGCGGCCTGCTGCTCCCGGTGGACCCGCGGTGCAGCACCCGGATCTGCTTCGGCGCGGGCGCGGGCGGACTGTTCCGGCTCCGGGCCGGCCGCTGGCAGGACCTGGAGCCCGGTGCCCCGGACGGCCCCGCCGGGGCGGACTTCCGGTTCCGGGCCTCCGTCGCCCGCCCGGGGGACGTCCTGCTGCTGTGTTCCGGCGGGCTCGCGGAGCCCATGCGGGAGGAGGCGTCCCTGTCCGCGGAGCTCACCGCGCGCTGGTCCGCGCCCGAGCCGCCGGGCCTCGCTGCCTTCCTCGCGGACACCCAGCTCCGCCTCAAGGGGTACGCCGACGACCGCACCACGGCCGCGGTCTGGGAGGCGTAA